In Mercurialis annua linkage group LG6, ddMerAnnu1.2, whole genome shotgun sequence, the following are encoded in one genomic region:
- the LOC126653800 gene encoding pentatricopeptide repeat-containing protein At4g02820, mitochondrial: MLRRSVLSNLATAAARRFSTIAAAENAAASGGGGGDTLGRRLFSLVYKKRSAVIAIHQWKEEGRKVQKYQLNRIVRELRKLKRHKHALEVCEWMRQEHDLKLLPGDYAVHLDLIAKVRGLISAEKFFEDLPDEMRSWQTCSALLHSYSKSQDIDKAEALMDKMRECSFLKNALPYNHMITLYISNGDFDKVKVVIKELMKNTKPDIVTFNLWLRACASLNDVEAAKKVFLELKKSEVEPDWITFSTLCNLYVKNKLLDDAGSALKEMEKRAWRKNRLAYSSLISLYTNMGDKDGVNRIWSKMKSLFRKMSDAEYTCMLASLVKLEEIEKAESLYTEWESVSGTGDPQVANILLAAYINRDQIEEAVKFHNRMVEKGVRTCYTTWELLTWGNLKTKQSEKVLDYFKKAISCVKTWNPDKKLVREVFKILEEEGNAEGAEEFLDVLRNGGYVSTEVYNSVVRTYAKAGKMPLIVAERMEKDNVELDEETHRLIKTTSNMCVSEVSKFVA, translated from the exons ATGTTGCGCCGCTCTGTTTTATCAAACCTTGCCACGGCGGCGGCACGCCGTTTCTCAACCATAGCTGCAGCGGAGAACGCCGCCGCAAGTGGCGGAGGTGGAGGAGATACGCTAGGAAGAAGACTGTTCAGCTTAGTGTACAAAAAACGCAGTGCTGTAATTGCAATACATCAGTGGAAAGAAGAGGGGCGTAAGGTGCAAAAATATCAGCTTAATCGAATCGTTCGAGAGCTTCGAAAATTAAAGCGTCACAAACACGCACTCGAg GTTTGTGAATGGATGAGACAAGAGCATGATTTAAAGCTATTACCAGGTGATTATGCTGTGCATTtagatttaatcgctaaagtTCGCGGTTTAATTAGTGCAGAGAAATTTTTTGAGGATCTGCCTGATGAAATGAGAAGCTGGCAAACTTGTTCAGCACTTTTACACTCTTATAGTAAGTCTCAAGATATTGATAAAGCCGAAGCTTTAATGGATAAAATGCGCGAATGTAGTTTCTTAAAGAACGCGTTGCCTTATAATCATATGATCACTCTTTATATTTCTAATGGAGATTTTGATAAGGTTAAAGTGGTAATTAAGGAGTTAATGAAAAATACGAAGCCGGATATTGTAACTTTTAACTTGTGGTTGCGTGCTTGTGCTTCGCTGAATGATGTGGAGGCTGCGAAGAAAGTGTTTTTGGAGTTGAAGAAGTCGGAAGTAGAGCCGGATTGGATAACTTTTAGTACGTTATGTAATTTATATGTGAAAAACAAACTGCTTGATGATGCAGGTTCTGCTTTAAAAGAAATGGAGAAACGGGCTTGGAGGAAAAATCGACTTGCTTATTCTTCGCTGATTAGTTTGTATACGAATATGGGGGATAAGGATGGGGTGAATAGAATTTGGAGTAAGATGAagtctttgtttcgtaaaatgaGTGATGCGGAATATACTTGTATGCTGGCTTCACTTGTGAAACTTGAAGAGATTGAGAAGGCTGAGAGTCTTTATACTGAGTGGGAGTCGGTTTCTGGAACTGGCGATCCTCAGGTTGCTAATATACTGCTTGCAGCTTATATTAACCGAGACCAGATAGAAGAAGCTGTAAAATTTCACAATCGCATGGTGGAAAAAGGTGTCCGTACGTGTTATACTACTTGGGAGCTTCTTACGTGGGGAAATTTGAAAACAAAGCAGAGCGAAAAAGTGTTAGATTACTTTAAAAAGGCGATTAGTTGTGTTAAAACATGGAATCCGGATAAAAAGTTGGTTAGAGAAGTGTTTAAGATTTTGGAAGAGGAAGGGAATGCAGAAGGAGCAGAAGAATTTCTGGACGTGCTTAGGAATGGCGGCTATGTGAGTACGGAAGTTTATAATTCGGTTGTAAGGACATATGCGAAAGCAGGTAAAATGCCCTTGATTGTTGCGGAACGA